A portion of the Gossypium arboreum isolate Shixiya-1 chromosome 8, ASM2569848v2, whole genome shotgun sequence genome contains these proteins:
- the LOC108467800 gene encoding ERAD-associated E3 ubiquitin-protein ligase HRD1B-like isoform X1 — protein sequence MMRLQTYAGLSLVAMLAVIYHAFNSRGQFYPAMVYLSTSKISLVLLLNMGLVFMCILWQITKKIFLGSLREAEVERLNEQSWREVMEILFAITIFRQDFSVTFLAMVTALLLIKALHWLAQKRVEYIETTPSVPMLSHIRIVSFLGFLLLLDCLFLSSSIKFLIETRQASVSLFFAFEYMILATTIVSTFIKYVFYVSDMLMEGQWEKKAVYTFYLELIRDLLHLSMYLCFFLAIFMNYGVPLHLIRELYETFRNFKIRVADYMRYRKIASNMNDRFPDATPEELAANDATCIICREEMTTAKKLICGHLFHVHCLRSWLERQHTCPTCRALVVPPENGTSSSGGQHGPWSDAQGQGSGTGSARQGSDGDMAADNLTQHQARLQAAATAASIYEKSYVYPSANTLVWSPGYAVLPKAYWQPDDSTKGESSGETTSTGEQFVIPGGQFNLSFPRFPHCAFVPFQLPRVTGNMGEASSSNLHIPDSQLEAQKKIIQQQIEVLQNQLQLLQMQKPKTEESVDTGPTASSDRKGKTISSSSGD from the exons ATGATGAGGCTGCAAACCTATGCTGGTCTCAGTTTAGTCGCGATGCTAGCTGTTATTTACCATGCATTCAACAGTAGAGGCCAGTTTTATCCTGCTATGGTGTATTTATCAACCTCTAAGATCAGCTTGGTGCTGCTTCTCAACATGGGGCTTGTATTTATGTGCATCTTATGGCAAATAACCAAAAAGATATTCCTCGGGTCCCTTCGTGAAGCTGAGGTTGAACGGTTGAATGAGCAGTCGTGGAGAGAGGTTATGGAGATCCTCTTTGCGATCACTATTTTCCGTCAGGACTTCTCGGTTACGTTTCTTGCTATGGTTACTGCTCTGTTGTTAATCAAGGCTTTGCATTGGTTGGCACAGAAAAGGGTTGAGTACATTGAGACGACCCCTTCTGTTCCTATGTTGTCTCACATTCGGATTGTTTCTTTTCTGGGTTTCCTTCTTCTTCTAGATTGTCTGTTTTTGTCAAGTTCTATCAAGTTTCTGATCGAAACACGGCAAGCTTCAGTTTCCCTATTCTTTGCGTTTGA GTACATGATTCTGGCTACGACAATAGTGTcaacttttataaaatatgttTTCTATGTGAGTGACATGCTTATGGAAGGACAATGGGAGAAGAAGGCTGTCTATACCTTCTACTTGGAGCTCATTCGGGACTTGCTTCACTTGTCTATGTATTTATGCTTCTTTCTTGCGATTTTCAT GAACTATGGTGTACCTCTGCACTTAATACGGGAGCTATATGAAACCTTTAGGAATTTCAAAATTCGTGTTGCTGATTACATGCGTTATAGGAAGATCGCTTCAAATATGAATGACAGATTCCCAGATGCAACCCCTGAAGAGCTCGCTGC AAATGATGCAACATGTATTATATGCCGTGAAGAGATGACCACAGCAAAGAAGTTGATATGTGGACATCTTTTTCATGTGCACTGTCTTCGATCATGGCTGGAGAGACAGCATACCTGCCCTACATGTAGAGCTCTCGTTGTACCACCTGAAAACGGAACAAGTTCATCTGGAGGGCAACATGGACCTTGGTCAGATGCTCAAGGACAAG GGTCTGGCACAGGCTCGGCTCGACAAGGTTCTGATGGTGACATGGCTGCTGATAATTTGACCCAGCATCAGGCCAGGCTTCAGGCTGCTGCCACTGCAGCATCAATATATGAGAAATCCTATGTCTATCCATCTGCAAACACTCTAGTTTG GTCTCCTGGATATGCTGTACTTCCCAAGGCTTATTGGCAACCGGATGACTCCACGAAGGGCGAATCTAGTGGGGAGACCACATCCACCGGAGAACAATTTGTCATTCCTGGTGGACAATTCAACTTGTCCTTTCCACGGTTCCCACATTGTGCTTTTGTTCCTTTCCAATTGCCTCGTGTTACTGGAAACATGGGAGAGGCATCGAGTAGTAATCTGCACATTCCAGATTCTCAGTTGGAAGCTCAGAAGAAGATCATTCAGCAACAGATTGAG GTGCTACAAAATCAGCTCCAACTCCTGCAGATGCAGAAGCCGAAAACTGAAGAAAGTGTGGACACTGGTCCCACAGCCTCGTCGGACAGAAAAGGGAAGACAATTTCTTCTTCTTCAGGAGATTGA
- the LOC108467800 gene encoding ERAD-associated E3 ubiquitin-protein ligase HRD1A-like isoform X2 yields the protein MILATTIVSTFIKYVFYVSDMLMEGQWEKKAVYTFYLELIRDLLHLSMYLCFFLAIFMNYGVPLHLIRELYETFRNFKIRVADYMRYRKIASNMNDRFPDATPEELAANDATCIICREEMTTAKKLICGHLFHVHCLRSWLERQHTCPTCRALVVPPENGTSSSGGQHGPWSDAQGQGSGTGSARQGSDGDMAADNLTQHQARLQAAATAASIYEKSYVYPSANTLVWSPGYAVLPKAYWQPDDSTKGESSGETTSTGEQFVIPGGQFNLSFPRFPHCAFVPFQLPRVTGNMGEASSSNLHIPDSQLEAQKKIIQQQIEVLQNQLQLLQMQKPKTEESVDTGPTASSDRKGKTISSSSGD from the exons ATGATTCTGGCTACGACAATAGTGTcaacttttataaaatatgttTTCTATGTGAGTGACATGCTTATGGAAGGACAATGGGAGAAGAAGGCTGTCTATACCTTCTACTTGGAGCTCATTCGGGACTTGCTTCACTTGTCTATGTATTTATGCTTCTTTCTTGCGATTTTCAT GAACTATGGTGTACCTCTGCACTTAATACGGGAGCTATATGAAACCTTTAGGAATTTCAAAATTCGTGTTGCTGATTACATGCGTTATAGGAAGATCGCTTCAAATATGAATGACAGATTCCCAGATGCAACCCCTGAAGAGCTCGCTGC AAATGATGCAACATGTATTATATGCCGTGAAGAGATGACCACAGCAAAGAAGTTGATATGTGGACATCTTTTTCATGTGCACTGTCTTCGATCATGGCTGGAGAGACAGCATACCTGCCCTACATGTAGAGCTCTCGTTGTACCACCTGAAAACGGAACAAGTTCATCTGGAGGGCAACATGGACCTTGGTCAGATGCTCAAGGACAAG GGTCTGGCACAGGCTCGGCTCGACAAGGTTCTGATGGTGACATGGCTGCTGATAATTTGACCCAGCATCAGGCCAGGCTTCAGGCTGCTGCCACTGCAGCATCAATATATGAGAAATCCTATGTCTATCCATCTGCAAACACTCTAGTTTG GTCTCCTGGATATGCTGTACTTCCCAAGGCTTATTGGCAACCGGATGACTCCACGAAGGGCGAATCTAGTGGGGAGACCACATCCACCGGAGAACAATTTGTCATTCCTGGTGGACAATTCAACTTGTCCTTTCCACGGTTCCCACATTGTGCTTTTGTTCCTTTCCAATTGCCTCGTGTTACTGGAAACATGGGAGAGGCATCGAGTAGTAATCTGCACATTCCAGATTCTCAGTTGGAAGCTCAGAAGAAGATCATTCAGCAACAGATTGAG GTGCTACAAAATCAGCTCCAACTCCTGCAGATGCAGAAGCCGAAAACTGAAGAAAGTGTGGACACTGGTCCCACAGCCTCGTCGGACAGAAAAGGGAAGACAATTTCTTCTTCTTCAGGAGATTGA